The genomic stretch CTTTAACTGAAATGGACTTGTAAAATAGAGTTAGGGAGGCAACTGGTTACATTAGTCGCATtagttcatactgtatgtattctATTGAATTCCAAATGTTGTATtcataattaacaaaaaatgacTTCATCATGTTTGTGGCTCTTCAAATAAAGTGTTGACCTGGCAATTCTTGGTAATTCATGTATTAACTATGTGTTGTTTATGCGTCAATCATCTTTGTGACCCCTAAAGTAAAGTCAACTCATCTATTTATTTGAACATCATATATTTGGAAAAATTACAAGAGCTAATTAAATCACAATTTTGGACCCTATATCGATGACCAATTATTTAGTTAGGCAAAGTATCATACAGTATTACTTTAAAGCTTTAAAGATAGCTCATTCATAATATTTACAAATTTGAATTGATAATTCAAAGCCAGCAAAGTAAAATTTTCATATATCATGTCACATTTGTAAGAAAGCAATAACATTTTtagcaaagacagacagaatacATATGCACTGCTGTGACTGGTCAGCATTTTAGCCTGCCCCTTTAACTGCAAACTATGAAGAAGACTCAAACATCATTAATAACTCAGAAATCATGACATATCATATTGAACCGCATTTGAATCactaaattcattcattaattcttATGCATTCCTGATAGTTCATGAGGTATTACATGAATGAATTCATGCTTTTTTTATGCATGAAGTCATGCATGAATTAATTATAATTCATGTACCCTTACCATAAAGTGTTATATCTAACTTGACATCTAATAATACTAGAAGGAATTACACAAATTACAATAactagaagaagaaaatgtaactctaaaaaatgagaaataaacaaTGCACAGACATTAGTCTGGCTAGAGCTCACTATTAACATTAAAGAGCAATATAACATTActacattatttcattttaacaaaaaacatttcttgtaATAACAACATATCACTTTATCTTGTTATATTGCAGAGGgttcttgttatttttattagttattattttattagtatgactagttacttttcagatgaagatttgacacaatggatattataacaagcttttaaaatacaacacattgttaaagatgaaaccagtggtttccaacctttttggcttttgatgtcttacagaaagcagtgtgtagtcaagGTCACATTCCAGATGTCTATGTGTTGTTaataacagctccaccaaatgcTAGCTGTTAAAAGCAATACTTTTATTCTTTGGACAAGGAACAAAACACGGTACCAGGAGTAAACGTCCTTGTCAGTGCCTAGAATAAAGAACATAGACACACTGAAACCACCAGAAGGTTTGGAATTTGTCAGAAATGTGGGCTGCAACTGGTGGATGTTCAAGCAACAGTCTGTCTGTAGGCTACATGGTAGTCATAAGGCTGGATTCGGAAAAatcatgctgctgctgacagtggCAGGTCCGCAGATGACTGAAGAGTTTAACACATTTGAGTTTGCTGAAAGGGATGACAAGGACAAAATTAAAGGCTCTttatgtagaattgtgaagcaacTTAtatgtattaatcattttttattgccaatgagtgaacgggtagtaatgtaacaaaaaaatgagACCCTCTCCAACTTTCTCAGTTGTCTGTATcagactgatttctatgtgaaggccGGATTTCATTGCAGCTAATCACTCTATAAGGATTGAGGGTGGTGGATTTCCATAGATGTGGTGTAAACTGTTCAGGTGAGAAGAAGCTTGAATCAGGTTAAAGGCTATGTCTCCTCTTTATCTTTACTTATCTTGTGTACCTTAGATACACATTGATATAGATTTCTATTTTGAGGATTCATTGCATAACTTGAATGTAAGCACACACGTCTTTCTATTTTgatttttacccattttttcTCTAGTTGGTGATTGTTTGTAGATGtgtggaaatgtttttgttgcagGCCTTTCTTCATTATGAATGTCCTCTCAAAGGACTCTTTGTCTGTCAAGGTTATTTCCCTGAGAGATCAGAATGTCACTCAGGTGACTGGTGGATTTCATCCTTAAGAGGGTAATGTGCTGAAACTTTAGAACTAGAAATAAAAGACTGAATAAGAGAAAAGAGTGTACAGTTTTCCCATTTCCCTTTATTAAATCAACATATTAACAATCATTGGCACAGACATGCAGTATTAAGCACAGtataatataaatgtttttttataaaaatataatgttgATGTTTGACATTATTCAATAAAGAAATCATCTATGCTTTTCCCTTTGCAATTTAACAAGATTGCATTTCACACCTCAGTATTGATTCTAAATAATCATAGCATACAGAGAGAGTACAGAGAGTATATTAGATCAAGATGTACTGTCATATTGATGACTGACTGAGACAAGCATGTGTAAAAATATTGTCTAGATGTGTAATTGTAGTGTACATGGATCAAGGcaaatattatactgtatgttagacATGTGATATGTTTGTCATCTATGATCTTtcaatactttttattttatattaaggatttttgatttacattttcattatatgttttgttttgttgttgtcatccTGTATGTCTGTAAATGTTCACTGCAGCTGTGAGAGAAGGTGGGTGCAGTCCCCAAGTCTGTCCAGCTCCTCCAAAACTTCAATCAGCCTCTCAACCCTCTCTGATGGAGGCACAGCCCCTGCGTTGTTCCTAAACTTCTTCCTCAGACTCTCATTGGTCAGTGGGTTGCGCCAGTGACCGTAGAAGGTGTCACAGCGTCCCCTCAGGATGTCTCCCCCAACAAGTGTCACCTGGACTTCGGCATACATGTGGTTGAAATTAGCTAGGTTGTCATGGGGATGCTCCACGTGAACATGGCCCAGCAGAGCGAGCAGGTCAGGGCGCATCATAGCAGCAGGGGTGAAGGACTGCACAGTCACCTCGCCATCCAGGAGAGCGCTGCAAGCATTGAACTGAAAAGAGTGACGTGCCTGGTGCTCAGATTCAGGGAAAGGCCTGTTGATGTATTTTGATTGGGGGACTCTGAGCAGGATCTCCTGAACTTCAGCTGGGGACACAGTGCCATGGTCACCCCCCACAAGAAGCTTATGGACCGAGGCTGCAGCATCTGCCACCCAGTGCATCCCCAGATGTGCGGGGAAGCGCTTGACACCCATGTCCTGTTCCTCTAGCAGGAACATATGGCCATTATCATCAGGTGACCCCAAAGGCTGCAGCACGTAGTCTTCATAAAAAGCATTGAAGCCGGCTACCCCTGGGACAGCATCAAGGACCAGTGGACTCGCCTCTAGGCCTCGAGAGGCCAGGAGAGCGGCCTCCAGCCCCAAACGTGAGGCATTGCCGATGTGGAGGGGTTTGGACTGAGTGGCAGCATTAGCCATTGGGGCTCCAGACAGAGAGGCAGCAATGGCCAAAGCATGACTGCTGCGGGAGTGATCCAAGGACAAGAGGTGAGCACAGGCTGCTGCACTTCCCATAGTCCCCACCACAGGGGGAGGGTGAAACCTGGTGATGATGAAGACAGATAGTCTTTGGTGAGGGTTGGGTTTACATATCCATCATTATGGTTATAGCAGAGCTGCGTACAAACAACTTCTCTTTTACACATGCAGAGACAGCTTATTTCAGGTGTGTTAAAGGAAAAAGAATTTTAGTAATTGAAGTATTTGATAAACAAGCAAATAACGTGGTGGGTAATTTGACTTGGTGTAAACACTTGCCAAAAGGAGCCCTCTGTGATATTCTCCTCCACATGGCTAATTGTACGAACACTACCCACAGAGCCTCTGCCGTCCTGGAGATGAACATAATAACACGTCTTTCACAGCTCATTGACACCACTAAAAGACTGCATGTTACAATGTGCCAACCTCCTTGTAACCCCTccaacaaatcctccaaatgAAACGACCAAATACGTCATTTGACCACGCACTCTAGAACGACTCacaggagcattttctaatgtGGCGCCCCTATTATCAGTAATGGCCAGGACAACATGATTTGTCTCTGCTTTCCAAAGTTGTTACAAAACATTcttaaaaataattacattttgtgatTTGATAACACTATGGTTACAATCTGGTTAGGTTcaagcacaaaaaccacttggttatgtttcgggaaagatcatggtttgggttaaaatgatcactttgttaaggttagagattGTGGTGTATGTTACTaattccttaaagttaggccactGTTATTGttatggctacaataataaccacagggttatggttaggggacTGTAGTTATGTTTTTTAAGAAACCGTCCCAACTGgtggttggaaatgtgacactctTAGAAAAGGCAAACAAGTggtctcctgtggcaaagtccactgttgatGCTTCCATCCACCCtgcctcctctgaatgaggataTTTGTAGACACatatacgtcatctgaactgcaccattGCTCTgcgtcataattactacggccactatGGCATCTTTCACTCAAACCTAACTATATATCGTTTTTGGGCTACTCACTTTACAACCTACTATAATAAGAAATATCACATACAGTAAGTATGctccaagatttttttttaagaaatctgattttattgtttacCTTTTCtattaagttattttttaatctatttattattattacttttgcGCTTTGTCCTGTTACAATGTTTACTatatcaacaaactgaaagtgaagtcatgacctttatgttatctttatttcattatgatgcctATTGTTGTTTTCTGCTATTATATTATTGTCACACATATTGTAAGTGttgctttaaataaataaagtgatgggaaaaaacaaaacaaaacattacaaaccACTGTGTCATTCTTCTTGGGAGCTCAGTCTCATAATTGCCCTTTAtgcaaaatatagaaataagCAAACCTGCAAATTGCAAACCCTGCAATGTTGCTAATATACCTTAAAGTACCTGTTTCTGATTTGACTCATGTTCTGAGGTGCTCACCTCTTGGGGATGTTGTGGGCCTCATTAGAGAATCTCATCAGCCAGCCCTGGATCTCTATGCCGATGTTGAAAGCCAGCAGGAAGTCAAGGCCACTAGGTTTGCTATTAGCATTCATCATGTCACTGAGCGCTTACACAGCGGGAAGGACGGCTCCTGTGGGATGAGTGGCAGGGTGCCATGTATCATCAAAGTCCATGGAGTGAGTCTGTAGCAAAAAGACAACTTTTTAGCAATCTAAGAATGGTATAACTACCATAAcacacataattattttttaattttaaaaagtgagatGATTATCGAGTGATTTTGCATACAACTAGCAAGGGCATGAGGTTGCTGCACTCcatgaaatgaaactgtaaacatTGCCTTTGCTTAAATAATGCACTTTATGTTACAGCTTAACAGGCTTTGGCTACTGAAGGAAAATGTGGGCTGCAGTGGCTTCTTTAGAAACAGGGGCGAAGGAATGTTTGCAGAAATTTCTGCAGCAGGGTCATGTGAAGTTAATTCAGGATTCTCATCAGCACCTCTAGTAGCTGGCTGTCCAGACTGTACCATAGTTGAGTGCAAAATAACTGTAGTGTGGTTGTGGTACTGGGTTTGGTGCATCTGAAACCGTCCGGTCTACTGGGGACAAAGGTGACACATCTGTTCCACCTGTTTATACTCACCGCCACTCAGTTGACGAAAGCTGCAAGTGTCAGGGAGAGCTTGGTGCATTATCAGACACTGggttacagagagaaaaaaaatgtgtccaaGTCATATAACTAAATTCAGTAtattaataatcaatatttattcatcattttatctgtCAACATATGACTACTATTTGTATAAGATCAGGCATTTGCTTTCATATATGCCATTGTTGTATCAGAAAAGACCTTtataaaaaagttattttcgtctgtttttctttcactctgaCTCACCTGACAGTGCTGCAGAGCCAGTTCAAACACATCAGTAGTGCTGCCAATCAGACCAACTCCAATGCTGTCTAGCACCATCCTTTTACTACGGTGGACGACTACAGAGGACAAGTGCTCGGAATTCACTTCACTGATAAACTTCCCAAAGCTGGCTGTGACTGTGGCATCAGGGGCTGGGTGCTTCAAGACTGCAGGGGGAAAGGACAGCAATGTGTTGCAAAATGCATTGAGGAGAAAGAAGACTTGAGGGcaggaggaagtagaggagaAACAGTTTGTATATTTGTCTGAAATGTGATGTGATAGAACTAGTGAATCAACATTTGCTTGGTAGGTATAGAGTTTGAGAATGTATGTCTCCATTATTCTCACAGTCTGTGTGACAGTGTTTTAATATTCTTTGGATAACAGGATAGAATAGAGTTCAATGTACCAtaagtttgacaaaataagcaatCGAAGTTGCTACAATGGagttggaagaaaaaaaatgttggtaagTGAAGATTAAGTAAAGATGAattactaccactactactactactttacATAACTGTCATTTCAAGGGCATCAATGACCTGTCACCCTCAAGTGCCAAAAGTTAATTTACCTTTCAGTGCAGAGTTATGCAGTCCTCTGACAGCTGACATTGGACCAATGATTTTCTGTGGAACACAGGTATAAAGGGTTGAATACACCTAAGCTATGAGCATTACCTCAGATCAGTTATTTGCTGTGGACATGCAGTGATTTTATGGCTTTCTTTGCCAGATACAGATTAAGTTAAATCAGCCTTTTATTGCACATCAGCATCACTATAATAATATTGCTTTGCCGTGTGCCTCCTTTGAAAGGTCTGTTGCTGGTGAGGTGGTGCTGCACTGTACAACACCTGTTAAGGTGTAATCTGCTCAACTCTTAACAAGAACTTTGTTAAATTCCTTCCCTAATGTGTACTCACAAAAAAATCCTACACAGTACACACAATTTAATTATATCAGAATTTTGTATTAAATCTTCCACAAGATTGAATTAAGCCAAACATCTTTGTTCAtctaactaaaataaataaataaatattctgagTCTTTACCTGTATCTTGGACAACATGGCTTCAATAAGGTATTTTTATCACACTGTTTATCTTCTCTTTAtacagttcttttcttttctagcTTTCAGGACAGGATGACTATCTTATATAGCCCAGGACTTGCTGTAGAATCAATTGGGGATCctaataaaaatgaacataaactCATGTCATATGGTTTAATACTATGCTTCTTTGGAAAATATTTTGCAGCAATAGATCAATGAAgtattgcattatattgttCTACCTTTTAAAgatatacatattttattaattcataGATATGTTGTCAGtgtcattacattttttggTTTGACATTGTTACATCTTTTACCAGTTGTTTCAGCAAAACTACAATTTGACAACATAGAGACTATGACTATATCAGATGGTTTTCCCGCCAGTTTCTATGGTGAGCCAGGAGTTTTAGGCATGTTATCCAATGGGATCAGTGCATTCCTCGTACTTCCACAGAACTTCAGTACAGCACACACTGGCATCGCACCACAAGGGGTGGAGAACATACTTGCAGGTAAAACCTGTAGTAATTGTTCTAGAAAAATTGaatcaataatataaaattgGCTTATACTAATTTACAACACCTTTTACAGGTGTTCATCTCATCCTGATTGGTGGTATATGCCAACTGGTGGCGGGCCTGCTTTCCTTCCAAAAATACGATCATCTGAGTGGCACTGCCTTCATTGGCTATGCTGCTCTTTGGGGCAGTTATGGTGCCCCTCGGATTTACTTTGGTGCAGTAGCTGAAACTCCCACAACAGAAACTAACGTATCAAGCAACATGCTGCTGAATGACACCACAGAGGCCCCAGTTTGCTATTTATGTCTGTCCATTGAGCAGTCAGCTGTTGCTGGTCTCGTCCCCTATATCCTTCTGTCCTTTCTCCTCGCCTTTTGCTCTGCCACAGTCAACTACATCATGCCTTTCGTTTTTGGGGCAATCACAGCCACTTTAGTTTTTGAAGCAGTGGTTCTGGTGGCAGGTTCTTGGGCTCTGGTGGTCTCTGGGATTCTCGAGTTGCTCATTCTGATCTTTGCCATCTATGGTTCAGCTGCACTGACTGATTGACCCTTGGGTCTCTGGAGCATCTCTGGAGCTATCATCCAGGTCTATGTCAGCCGGCTACAAGTCACAGGAGCAGGCCGATTCGGATCAGTCATGTCATCCATCTATGTGGCAGTATGGGCTACCTGGACCAAACCCACTGCAGTTTGTTGACTTCACTGTGCCTGCGTGACAGAAAACAATGTAAGTACAATTCCTGAAGTACACTAttgcataaatacacacaggTAAGACTTAATACTAGTACTTCCATTAATTAAACTGATcatataatgtagtataaaaAATTGGGGTCACACAATCACCACTGCTGaagatattattttttattgatgatTACTCTGATCGCCCACCTGGccagtttttacatttactttaccACAACTGCTCAGGatcaaaaacagattttggaCCTCAACATTAATATGTTAAGATTCATTTTACTCTACAGTGAGTTTTAAAGGCTCACAAAGCTGCTGGCATCACTGTGGACTCATGTTTCAAAGCAACTGTTATCCACAGTTTAATTTTAGTAGAGAGAGTGTCAATGACTTAAAAAAGCAGGCACAATGAAAGAGCCACCAGGActtcttctctcccctcccccaaAATGATTCTCTTGCTTTTCAGTTCTcttttgtggtttgtgtgttttgtcttttaatattTGTGACATTTCTGAATTGGGAGCTCATTTCTCTAATCTCTAATTCttctaatgaatgaatgaatgtcatgTCTCGAATCACAGGATTTGTAAATTAAACCATAAACATAGTTATGtatgaaaaatgattaattgtcCTCATACATCAACTTTATTGGTGGACATTAACAAAGGCATATGTCACAATAAGGAAATGCCCAAGTTTGGTTCATCAGTGGAGTAGACTTTCCGTGATGTATGTCAAAGACACTCTCaaaaattttcattttctttgtttaaacAATAACATCTTGTGatgaaaaaagaacaattcTGAGAAACAGAAGCTTTTCTTAGAAAATGACTCATGACCAGGAAATGGATAGAGGGTGTACACTATGCAGGACTCTGACACCAGAGACTGAGGTTTGCTTCCTGAGTCCCACATGTGTTTAGGTTTAGGAAATAAAAGTACTTTGATCAAGGTTAGTGAAAAAACGTTTCGTTTAAATATCAATGAACATGTTATGCTTCAAGTCATTGcagttttttctgtattaaaacaagaccatgattactttttgagcaaaacatatttgttgTTGCAATTAAGtaatatatgaatgtaatttagACCAGGTTGAGACAAGGTTGCATAATTACGAGAAAACTATAAGCAATTAAGAGATTCTGATCTCCTCGTTACCTTATTGGCCCAAATAATAGATGATATTTTCTTCTGGAAATTATGTTTGAAAGAGTGGGGCTCGTCTTACATTTAAGGACTAGAAATTTACATGTTGACAACATCTGACCGAATCTGTCAATCTGCCAATCACCACTGTTTCAGATAATGAcaagctcaaaaagacaaagactATCTGAAAAGTGCTATTTAGCACCTCCAAACATTTTGAAGCCAGACTCTGAACAGAGCGGCTAGTGCTGCAAACCTCAACTCCACTGCCATGTA from Thunnus thynnus chromosome 9, fThuThy2.1, whole genome shotgun sequence encodes the following:
- the LOC137188893 gene encoding cis-aconitate decarboxylase-like — protein: MNANSKPSGLDFLLAFNIGIEIQGWLMRFSNEAHNIPKRFHPPPVVGTMGSAAACAHLLSLDHSRSSHALAIAASLSGAPMANAATQSKPLHIGNASRLGLEAALLASRGLEASPLVLDAVPGVAGFNAFYEDYVLQPLGSPDDNGHMFLLEEQDMGVKRFPAHLGMHWVADAAASVHKLLVGGDHGTVSPAEVQEILLRVPQSKYINRPFPESEHQARHSFQFNACSALLDGEVTVQSFTPAAMMRPDLLALLGHVHVEHPHDNLANFNHMYAEVQVTLVGGDILRGRCDTFYGHWRNPLTNESLRKKFRNNAGAVPPSERVERLIEVLEELDRLGDCTHLLSQLQ